The Marinilongibacter aquaticus genome has a window encoding:
- a CDS encoding SDR family oxidoreductase has product MNLDLAHKNALVCGGTDGIGLATAKELALLGANVTLFARNKEKLEKSIEMLDKSKGQSHAYLLADFSDSQAVKETIDKHEGNFHILINNTGGPSGGPILDEEPLKFQQTFEQHLVNNQLLAQWLVPFMKRAHFGRIINIISVSVNQPIIGLGVSNTVRWAVAAWAKTLSKELSHTGITVNNVLPGYTLTGRLQQVNQMNAEKQGKSLEEIEAQMIASIPSGKIAEPEEVAAAAAFLASPVAISINGSNITVDGGLSASL; this is encoded by the coding sequence ATGAATTTAGATCTTGCTCATAAAAATGCCTTGGTGTGCGGGGGCACAGATGGAATTGGTTTGGCTACCGCAAAAGAATTGGCCCTTTTGGGAGCCAATGTCACCCTATTTGCCCGAAACAAAGAGAAGCTGGAAAAGTCGATTGAAATGTTGGACAAATCGAAAGGACAAAGCCACGCTTATTTACTGGCCGATTTCTCGGACTCGCAGGCGGTAAAGGAAACCATCGACAAGCACGAAGGGAATTTTCATATTTTGATCAACAATACGGGAGGGCCGTCTGGCGGCCCCATCTTGGATGAAGAGCCCTTGAAATTCCAACAGACTTTCGAACAGCATTTGGTGAACAATCAATTGTTGGCACAATGGCTTGTACCTTTTATGAAAAGGGCACATTTCGGACGCATTATCAACATTATTTCTGTATCTGTCAATCAGCCCATTATCGGTTTGGGTGTATCGAATACCGTACGTTGGGCCGTAGCGGCTTGGGCCAAAACCCTTTCGAAAGAATTGAGCCATACGGGCATTACGGTCAACAATGTTTTGCCCGGCTATACGCTCACTGGTAGACTGCAACAGGTAAACCAAATGAATGCGGAAAAGCAAGGCAAAAGCCTCGAAGAGATAGAAGCACAGATGATCGCCTCGATACCATCTGGCAAAATCGCAGAACCCGAAGAAGTGGCCGCGGCGGCAGCCTTTTTGGCCAGTCCGGTGGCGATTTCCATCAACGGTTCGAATATCACTGTCGACGGTGGCTTAAGTGCAAGTTTATAA
- a CDS encoding class I SAM-dependent methyltransferase, whose product MKLPKDKFSDQAETYKKFRPKYPDELIAYIVSLCSARERAWDCGTGNGQVALALAHDFSEVKATDISEKQLQKAESKSNVDYSLCRAEATNFPDAYFDLITVAQALHWFDFEAFSAEAFRVLKPEGLLAVWGYGLLRVDREIDEKIDWFYAEKVGEYWDAERRHIEQKYASIPFRFEELSVDRQFSIRVHWSLEHVQGYFNSWSSVQNFIAENGENPVVSFMEELKPIWGDELRAVEIPIFMKVGRKNSPPNRL is encoded by the coding sequence ATGAAACTGCCGAAAGATAAATTCTCCGATCAAGCCGAAACGTATAAGAAGTTTAGGCCAAAGTATCCTGACGAACTGATTGCTTACATTGTTTCGCTTTGTTCGGCCAGAGAAAGGGCTTGGGATTGCGGCACTGGAAATGGGCAGGTGGCTCTGGCTCTGGCACACGATTTCAGCGAGGTGAAGGCCACGGATATCAGTGAAAAACAGCTTCAAAAAGCAGAAAGTAAGTCAAATGTCGATTATTCGCTGTGCAGGGCGGAAGCCACCAATTTTCCCGATGCCTATTTCGATTTGATTACCGTGGCACAGGCCTTGCATTGGTTTGATTTCGAGGCGTTCAGTGCAGAAGCCTTTCGCGTATTGAAACCTGAAGGCTTACTGGCCGTTTGGGGCTACGGTCTTTTACGGGTCGATCGGGAAATTGATGAAAAAATCGATTGGTTTTACGCAGAAAAAGTGGGTGAATATTGGGATGCCGAGCGTCGGCACATTGAACAAAAATACGCCTCTATTCCTTTCCGATTTGAAGAATTGTCCGTTGATCGGCAATTTTCTATACGTGTGCATTGGTCTTTGGAACATGTGCAAGGGTATTTCAATTCTTGGTCGAGTGTGCAGAATTTCATCGCCGAAAATGGAGAAAATCCTGTGGTCTCGTTTATGGAAGAATTGAAACCGATTTGGGGAGATGAGCTTCGTGCAGTGGAAATTCCCATTTTTATGAAAGTGGGGAGAAAAAACTCCCCACCCAATAGATTATAA
- a CDS encoding pentapeptide repeat-containing protein produces the protein MNILYMYEDLEFINENYAQNKLKKGDYDNCIFQHCDFSKADLSSINFVECRFENCNFSLASVKSTGFKDTVWLDCKVLGVQFLEVNTFLLQMHFKNCILNNSIFSNLDLRSSKFEHSEITEVDFSNCNLHGVDFSKSNLQGAIFDSCDLRKCDFRTAENLTLDPDRNQMQGAKFSLDGLPGLLTKHKLKIS, from the coding sequence GTGAATATCCTATATATGTACGAAGACCTCGAATTTATCAACGAGAATTATGCTCAAAATAAACTGAAAAAAGGCGATTACGACAACTGCATTTTTCAGCATTGCGATTTCTCCAAAGCAGACCTTTCTTCCATTAATTTTGTGGAATGTCGTTTCGAAAATTGCAATTTTTCCCTCGCCAGCGTAAAAAGTACCGGCTTTAAAGATACCGTATGGCTAGACTGCAAAGTGCTGGGTGTACAGTTTTTGGAGGTCAACACTTTTTTATTGCAAATGCATTTCAAGAACTGCATTTTGAACAACAGTATTTTCAGCAACCTCGACTTGAGAAGCAGTAAATTTGAGCACTCCGAAATCACCGAAGTGGATTTCTCGAATTGCAATTTACACGGTGTCGATTTTTCAAAATCCAACCTTCAGGGAGCCATTTTCGACAGCTGCGATTTACGCAAATGCGATTTCAGGACAGCCGAAAACTTAACCCTCGACCCCGATCGTAATCAAATGCAAGGAGCAAAATTTTCTTTGGACGGGCTGCCCGGCCTCTTGACAAAGCACAAACTCAAAATCAGTTGA
- a CDS encoding methyltransferase RsmF C-terminal domain-like protein — MSFNWPEAFTAQMKALLGDEFDSFQAAIAEASPVSIRHNSQKNKRPMVLEEPVNWHPYAEYLKERPVFTLDPAFHAGAYYVQEASSMFIHEAVKQCVDLERPLRVLDLCAAPGGKSTLLADMLNNESILVVNEVIKSRVGVLRENMRKWSFPNVIVSNHDSEEFVELEGFFDLVLVDAPCSGEGLFRKDEEASGHWSPEAVQTCSARQKRILQAAAMLVAPGGKLLYSTCTYNTKENTENVEWFCRQQDFRAVSLEVGVFEGVQAAGKGYQFFPHKVKGEGFFLAVLEKTSHDADYVEGKIKLNRLPKKLLGELSKWIEEPTRFSFFLKPDNRVVAIPQSIEKEMGSVFRALFKRSSGLEIGEFKKEQFIPSHDLALSTIVSKAVPQLPLDKDNALLYLKRESFALEVEIQGWHLVCYQEMGLGWVKGLGNRVNNYLPKEWRIRMDIN; from the coding sequence ATGAGTTTTAATTGGCCAGAGGCTTTCACGGCACAAATGAAGGCCCTGTTGGGCGATGAATTCGATAGTTTTCAGGCGGCTATTGCCGAGGCATCTCCTGTTTCCATTCGCCACAATTCGCAAAAAAACAAAAGGCCAATGGTTTTAGAAGAGCCGGTGAATTGGCACCCTTACGCCGAATATCTGAAGGAAAGGCCCGTGTTTACGCTCGATCCTGCTTTTCATGCCGGAGCGTATTATGTACAGGAGGCCTCGTCCATGTTTATTCACGAGGCCGTGAAACAGTGTGTCGATTTGGAACGGCCTTTGCGGGTGCTCGACCTCTGTGCGGCCCCTGGCGGAAAATCTACTTTATTGGCCGATATGCTCAACAACGAGAGTATTTTGGTTGTGAACGAAGTGATAAAAAGCCGAGTGGGTGTTTTAAGGGAAAACATGCGAAAGTGGAGCTTCCCGAATGTGATCGTGAGCAATCACGATTCCGAAGAGTTTGTTGAATTGGAAGGCTTTTTCGATTTGGTTTTGGTGGATGCCCCTTGCTCGGGCGAAGGCCTTTTCCGAAAAGATGAGGAGGCTTCGGGGCATTGGTCGCCAGAGGCCGTGCAAACCTGCTCTGCTCGGCAAAAACGCATCTTGCAAGCAGCGGCGATGTTGGTGGCTCCGGGCGGGAAATTGCTTTATTCAACCTGTACTTACAATACCAAAGAAAATACAGAAAACGTAGAATGGTTTTGCAGACAACAAGATTTTAGGGCTGTTTCATTGGAAGTGGGGGTTTTCGAAGGTGTGCAAGCCGCAGGAAAAGGGTACCAATTTTTTCCGCATAAAGTGAAGGGAGAGGGCTTTTTCTTGGCTGTTTTGGAAAAGACGAGCCATGACGCCGATTATGTGGAAGGCAAAATAAAATTGAATCGCCTACCGAAAAAGCTTTTGGGCGAGTTGTCGAAATGGATTGAAGAGCCAACACGTTTTTCCTTTTTCTTAAAACCCGACAATCGCGTGGTTGCCATTCCGCAGAGCATTGAAAAAGAAATGGGTTCTGTGTTTCGGGCTTTGTTCAAACGTTCGTCGGGTTTGGAAATCGGCGAGTTCAAAAAAGAGCAATTCATTCCTTCGCATGATCTTGCTCTCAGTACAATTGTGAGCAAGGCGGTGCCCCAATTGCCTTTGGATAAAGACAATGCCCTTTTGTATTTGAAAAGAGAATCTTTTGCTCTTGAAGTTGAAATTCAAGGTTGGCATTTGGTCTGCTATCAAGAAATGGGCTTGGGCTGGGTCAAAGGTTTGGGAAATCGGGTGAACAATTATTTGCCCAAAGAATGGCGAATCCGCATGGATATCAACTGA
- a CDS encoding mechanosensitive ion channel family protein has translation MSILSLVVFIGLRLIVRTLISRQVQLYDFHLARAVYVRKFFDFIFFGLLLVVNFFIWDFSFKSIFASFFAVAGVALFANWSLLSNVTASVILFFNYPIKIGSKVKIIDGNDSVMGKVKDLSFFSIQIEDESGNIVSYPNNLALQKGIVDLNPHKDEF, from the coding sequence TTGAGCATCTTAAGCTTGGTCGTTTTTATTGGGCTTCGCCTCATTGTTCGTACACTGATTTCCCGTCAAGTGCAGCTCTACGATTTTCACTTGGCCAGGGCTGTCTATGTGCGAAAATTCTTCGATTTTATTTTCTTTGGTCTGCTTTTGGTCGTGAATTTTTTCATTTGGGACTTTTCTTTCAAAAGCATTTTTGCCTCGTTTTTTGCTGTGGCCGGCGTGGCCTTATTTGCGAATTGGTCTTTGTTGAGCAATGTCACGGCATCGGTTATCCTCTTTTTCAATTACCCCATAAAAATTGGCTCAAAAGTGAAAATTATAGACGGCAATGATTCGGTGATGGGCAAAGTAAAAGACCTCAGTTTTTTTTCGATACAAATTGAAGACGAAAGTGGGAATATTGTTTCCTACCCGAATAATTTGGCCTTGCAAAAAGGTATAGTTGATTTAAATCCGCATAAAGATGAGTTTTAA
- a CDS encoding thioredoxin family protein, which yields MARTESKMLPLGTKAPDFALPDTVSDKVLRLEELKSEVATVIMFICNHCPFVKHINAELVKMAQKFIPKGVSFIAISSNDVVHYPADSPENMKAHAKETGYPFPYLYDESQEVAQKYDAACTPDFYIFDKHLKLAYRGRMDASTPGNDVPVTGNDLRGALRALIENEFVSEIQYPSVGCGIKWKKG from the coding sequence ATGGCAAGAACAGAATCGAAAATGCTTCCCTTGGGCACGAAGGCTCCTGATTTCGCACTTCCCGATACGGTATCAGACAAGGTGCTTCGCTTGGAAGAGCTGAAATCGGAAGTCGCCACGGTCATTATGTTTATCTGCAACCATTGCCCTTTTGTAAAACACATCAACGCCGAACTGGTTAAAATGGCCCAAAAATTCATTCCAAAAGGAGTGAGTTTCATTGCGATAAGCTCAAACGATGTGGTGCACTATCCCGCCGACTCGCCCGAAAACATGAAGGCTCACGCCAAAGAAACGGGCTATCCGTTCCCCTACCTTTACGACGAAAGTCAGGAAGTAGCCCAAAAGTACGATGCGGCCTGCACGCCCGACTTCTACATTTTCGACAAACATTTAAAACTGGCCTACCGCGGACGAATGGACGCTTCAACACCGGGGAATGATGTACCGGTAACGGGCAACGACCTACGTGGAGCTTTGCGTGCCTTAATCGAAAATGAATTCGTCTCCGAAATTCAATACCCGAGTGTCGGCTGTGGCATAAAATGGAAAAAAGGATAG
- a CDS encoding very short patch repair endonuclease, with amino-acid sequence MAKRYDVDVNKTPRFEEKSGFYTSRTRSRMMSKIRSKNTKPEILFRRVLHAQGLRFRVHVKDLPGKPDIANKAKKYVVFIDGDFWHGHDWNEKKKQIKSNRAFWIAKIDRNIARDRQVNADLENRGFKVFRFWASDIKRNLGRCVKEVLNYLAEPV; translated from the coding sequence TTGGCGAAAAGATACGATGTCGATGTAAATAAGACGCCCCGCTTTGAAGAAAAGTCGGGATTTTATACTTCGCGTACACGTAGCCGAATGATGTCCAAAATCCGGTCGAAGAATACCAAACCCGAGATTCTTTTTCGTCGCGTATTGCATGCTCAAGGCTTGCGTTTTCGAGTGCATGTGAAAGACCTTCCCGGCAAGCCGGATATTGCCAACAAGGCGAAAAAATACGTGGTTTTTATTGATGGCGACTTTTGGCATGGTCACGATTGGAACGAGAAAAAGAAGCAAATTAAATCGAATCGGGCTTTTTGGATTGCGAAAATTGATCGCAATATTGCCCGTGACAGGCAAGTGAATGCAGATTTAGAAAATCGGGGATTTAAGGTGTTTCGTTTTTGGGCGTCGGATATCAAACGGAATTTGGGCCGCTGTGTAAAAGAAGTGTTGAATTATTTGGCAGAACCCGTTTAG
- a CDS encoding gluconate 2-dehydrogenase subunit 3 family protein, giving the protein MKRRDVLKNIGLGTAGVAVSGKVMANEAPLKKPLKDDLPDAKDGFTKAEILHNQELNDQVFFNPHEMATIAILADIIIPADSKSGSATEAGVPEFIEFIVKDMPYHQIPMRGGLMWLDRESVKQFGKKFVDASKADRLKLVDQIAYPEEAKPEMSQGVAFFNKMRDLTTTGFYTSEIGVKDLDYRGNTPNVWDGVPEETLKKFNLSYDDWAKHLD; this is encoded by the coding sequence ATGAAAAGAAGAGACGTCTTAAAAAATATTGGATTAGGTACAGCTGGAGTGGCAGTAAGTGGCAAAGTAATGGCCAACGAAGCTCCACTTAAGAAACCTTTAAAAGATGATTTGCCCGATGCAAAGGATGGTTTTACCAAAGCCGAAATTTTGCACAATCAGGAGTTGAATGATCAAGTATTCTTCAACCCGCACGAGATGGCAACTATCGCAATTTTGGCCGATATCATCATTCCAGCAGACAGCAAATCGGGTTCAGCTACAGAAGCAGGTGTGCCCGAGTTCATCGAGTTTATTGTAAAAGATATGCCTTACCATCAAATTCCCATGCGTGGAGGTTTGATGTGGTTGGATAGAGAATCGGTGAAACAGTTCGGTAAAAAGTTTGTGGATGCAAGCAAGGCCGATCGTTTGAAATTGGTGGACCAAATTGCCTACCCAGAAGAAGCAAAACCTGAAATGTCGCAAGGCGTAGCGTTTTTCAATAAAATGCGTGATTTGACCACCACAGGTTTCTACACTTCGGAAATAGGTGTAAAAGATTTGGATTACCGAGGAAATACACCAAATGTATGGGACGGTGTACCTGAAGAAACGCTGAAGAAATTCAACCTTAGCTACGACGACTGGGCTAAGCATTTGGATTGA
- a CDS encoding GMC family oxidoreductase: MKDFQIKEAPKEYDVVIVGSGAGGGMAAYQLTKAGAKVCMLEAGGFYDPGDSKYITQLKNPWDSPRRGASTKFRNFGDFDAAWGGWDIEGEPYTHKDGTKFDWFRSRMLGGRTNHWGRISLRFGPKDFKRKDIDGLGENWPISYEDVAPYYDEVDKLIGVFGTREGLPNDPDSIFLPPPKPRLHELMVMEGNKKTGVLTIPSRLSILTKPINDERGSCFYCSQCNRGCQAYADFSSSSVLVKPALKTGNLTLINNAMAREVHTDENGKATGVSYVDKITKNEFTVRGKIVILAASACESSRLLLNSKSSRFSNGLANSSGVVGKYLHDSTGADRMGFMPSLVGRDRYNEDGVGGMHVYSPWWLDNSKLDFPRGYHIEYWGGMHQPGYGVGMGMQNLNGRFRDGKKAGGYGASLKDDVRYFYGATFGMSGRGEAIAREDNYCEIDPNVVDRYGIPVLRFNYTWSDHEINQAKHMQDTFEEIIISMGGVPMGEKPGADSNYGLAAPGRIIHEVGTVRMGSDKNKSALNGYCQAHDVKNLFVVDGGPFVSQADKNPTWTILALSMRASDYMLSEVKKGNL, translated from the coding sequence ATGAAAGATTTTCAAATAAAAGAAGCTCCAAAGGAATATGATGTGGTGATAGTGGGTTCTGGAGCTGGTGGGGGGATGGCCGCCTACCAATTAACAAAAGCCGGTGCAAAAGTATGTATGCTTGAAGCAGGCGGTTTTTACGATCCAGGAGATTCGAAGTACATCACGCAGCTGAAAAATCCTTGGGATTCGCCAAGGAGAGGTGCCTCAACCAAATTCAGGAATTTTGGTGATTTCGATGCCGCTTGGGGTGGCTGGGATATTGAAGGTGAGCCTTATACCCACAAAGACGGTACAAAGTTTGACTGGTTCAGGTCAAGAATGCTTGGTGGAAGAACCAACCACTGGGGACGTATCTCTTTGCGTTTTGGCCCCAAAGATTTCAAAAGAAAAGACATCGACGGCCTTGGTGAAAACTGGCCGATCAGCTACGAAGATGTGGCACCTTATTACGACGAGGTCGATAAGCTAATTGGTGTATTCGGTACAAGAGAAGGCTTGCCGAATGATCCGGATAGTATTTTCTTGCCGCCACCGAAACCAAGGTTGCACGAATTGATGGTAATGGAAGGAAACAAAAAAACAGGTGTTTTGACCATTCCTTCTAGACTTTCGATCTTAACAAAACCGATTAACGACGAGCGTGGTTCTTGTTTTTACTGTAGCCAGTGTAACAGGGGTTGTCAGGCATACGCCGATTTCTCGTCTTCCTCTGTTTTGGTAAAACCTGCTTTGAAAACAGGTAATTTGACATTGATCAACAACGCCATGGCTCGCGAGGTACATACCGATGAAAATGGTAAAGCTACTGGCGTGTCGTATGTGGATAAGATTACGAAGAACGAATTCACTGTGCGTGGTAAAATTGTGATTTTGGCCGCCAGTGCTTGTGAGTCTTCGCGTCTGTTGTTGAACTCCAAATCTTCTCGTTTCTCCAATGGTTTGGCCAATTCATCCGGTGTTGTAGGTAAATATTTGCACGATTCTACTGGAGCCGACCGCATGGGCTTTATGCCTTCATTGGTGGGCCGCGACCGTTACAACGAAGACGGTGTAGGCGGAATGCACGTGTACTCGCCATGGTGGTTGGATAATTCCAAATTGGATTTCCCAAGAGGTTATCACATCGAATATTGGGGGGGTATGCATCAGCCGGGCTACGGTGTAGGTATGGGCATGCAAAACCTGAACGGACGTTTCCGCGACGGCAAAAAAGCCGGTGGTTATGGAGCTTCACTTAAAGACGACGTTCGCTATTTCTACGGAGCTACATTTGGAATGTCGGGTCGGGGTGAAGCCATCGCCCGCGAAGACAACTATTGCGAAATCGACCCGAATGTGGTGGATAGATACGGTATTCCTGTATTGCGTTTCAATTACACGTGGAGCGACCACGAAATCAATCAGGCGAAACACATGCAAGATACTTTCGAAGAAATTATCATTTCGATGGGCGGTGTGCCAATGGGCGAAAAACCTGGAGCCGACTCGAATTACGGTTTAGCCGCACCCGGTCGTATTATCCACGAAGTGGGTACTGTGCGTATGGGAAGCGACAAAAACAAGTCGGCTTTGAACGGCTATTGCCAAGCTCATGATGTGAAAAACCTCTTCGTTGTAGACGGAGGGCCTTTTGTTTCTCAAGCAGACAAGAACCCAACATGGACTATCTTGGCCTTGAGTATGCGTGCCTCAGATTATATGTTGTCTGAAGTGAAAAAAGGGAATTTGTAA